The following are encoded together in the Flavobacterium sp. TR2 genome:
- a CDS encoding HutD family protein — translation MNIQLFSKKNTKPSIWTGGLTYEYMIYPKTANYSDRDFAFRISSATIEEVPSEFTKFKGYYRYLVMLDNRLQIEVNKEKKAYEKYEIFEFNSDDDVTSYTKGTDFNWMVSEKISHQKLEIASHNQNCNAEVVILFSLDTTVITIDGKPYPLEPYDLLVIENPKKENVMLHFSTECLFGMLDF, via the coding sequence ATGAACATACAGCTTTTCTCTAAAAAAAACACTAAACCCTCTATTTGGACTGGCGGATTGACATATGAATATATGATCTATCCAAAAACAGCCAATTATTCTGATAGAGATTTTGCATTTAGAATCAGCAGTGCTACAATAGAGGAAGTGCCTTCAGAATTTACCAAATTTAAAGGCTATTACCGATACTTGGTGATGCTTGATAATCGTTTACAGATTGAGGTAAACAAAGAAAAAAAAGCATACGAGAAATATGAAATCTTCGAGTTTAACTCCGATGATGACGTAACTTCTTATACAAAAGGCACTGATTTTAATTGGATGGTTTCTGAAAAGATATCCCATCAGAAACTGGAAATCGCAAGTCATAATCAGAATTGTAATGCTGAAGTGGTGATTTTATTTTCTTTAGATACAACAGTGATTACAATTGATGGAAAGCCGTATCCTTTAGAACCTTATGATTTATTGGTCATTGAAAACCCAAAAAAGGAAAATGTAATGCTTCATTTTTCTACTGAATGCCTATTCGGGATGTTGGATTTTTAA
- a CDS encoding GNAT family N-acetyltransferase, which translates to MITKATIEDIPALTILVNSAYRGETSKKGWTTEAHLLEGKRTDEEEMTEIFQNPKNTILKFTENDKIIGSVLLVEKGYQLYLGMLTVSPELQNSGIGKKLLAEAENHAKTLGLSSIIMTVISVREELIAWYKRHGYVDTGEREAFPESGIHVTVSEEPLEFIYLEKNI; encoded by the coding sequence ATGATTACAAAAGCAACAATCGAAGACATTCCAGCATTAACAATTTTAGTAAACTCCGCATACAGAGGCGAAACTTCTAAAAAAGGCTGGACAACAGAAGCGCATTTACTGGAAGGCAAAAGAACTGACGAAGAAGAAATGACCGAAATTTTCCAGAATCCAAAAAATACGATTTTGAAATTTACGGAGAATGACAAAATTATTGGTTCGGTTTTATTGGTTGAAAAAGGATATCAATTGTATTTAGGAATGCTGACCGTTTCGCCTGAACTTCAAAACAGCGGAATCGGGAAAAAGCTTTTGGCTGAAGCCGAAAATCATGCTAAAACTCTTGGTTTGTCGAGTATTATTATGACGGTTATTTCGGTTCGTGAAGAACTTATTGCTTGGTACAAACGCCATGGTTATGTAGATACGGGCGAAAGAGAAGCTTTCCCGGAAAGCGGCATTCACGTTACGGTTTCTGAAGAACCTTTGGAGTTTATTTATTTGGAGAAAAATATTTAA
- the thrC gene encoding threonine synthase: MKYYSLNHNAPKVSFQEAVIQGLATDKGLYFPESITPLDPSFFDKIEGLSHEEIAFEAIKQFVGDEIPAEKLKEIIAETLVFDFPVVKVENGIYSLELFHGPTMAFKDVGARFMSRCLGYFNKDKKDSKNTVLVATSGDTGGAVASGFLGVDGVDVVILYPSGKVSDIQEKQLTTLGQNIKALEVDGVFDDCQDMVKKAFLDETLAHKNLTSANSINIARWLPQMFYFFFAYKALKSQNKPLVFSCPSGNFGNICAGIMAKKLGLPIEHFVASTNVNDTVPRFLENGKYDPKPSKATISNAMDVGNPSNFIRIQELYNNDLKAFEKDFSSYSYTDEETLVALKKIYNTDGYIAEPHGAVGYLGLKKELEKHPNAIGIFLETAHPIKFLDVVESALGITLPIPAQIESVINEEKVSVKIKTYEELKDFLG; this comes from the coding sequence CCATAATGCCCCAAAAGTTTCTTTTCAGGAAGCTGTTATACAAGGATTAGCAACTGACAAAGGATTATATTTCCCAGAAAGCATAACACCGCTTGATCCGTCATTTTTTGATAAAATCGAAGGTTTAAGCCACGAAGAAATTGCTTTTGAAGCGATTAAACAATTTGTTGGCGACGAAATCCCGGCAGAAAAACTAAAAGAAATTATTGCCGAAACTTTAGTTTTTGATTTTCCGGTTGTGAAAGTCGAAAACGGAATCTATTCGTTAGAGTTATTTCACGGTCCGACAATGGCTTTTAAAGACGTTGGAGCGCGTTTTATGTCACGTTGTTTAGGTTATTTCAATAAAGACAAAAAAGATTCTAAAAATACTGTTTTAGTAGCTACTTCTGGTGATACAGGCGGAGCTGTTGCGAGCGGATTTTTAGGCGTTGACGGCGTTGATGTTGTCATTTTATATCCGTCAGGAAAAGTGAGCGACATTCAGGAAAAGCAATTGACAACTTTAGGGCAAAACATTAAAGCGCTAGAAGTTGACGGTGTTTTTGACGATTGTCAGGATATGGTGAAAAAAGCGTTTTTAGATGAAACTCTGGCGCATAAAAACCTGACTTCTGCAAACTCGATTAATATTGCACGTTGGTTACCGCAAATGTTTTATTTCTTCTTTGCATACAAAGCCTTGAAAAGCCAAAACAAACCTTTAGTTTTCTCTTGCCCAAGCGGAAACTTTGGGAATATCTGTGCCGGAATTATGGCAAAAAAATTAGGTTTGCCAATTGAGCATTTTGTAGCGTCTACCAACGTAAACGACACGGTGCCAAGATTCTTAGAAAACGGAAAATACGACCCAAAACCTTCTAAAGCGACCATCTCTAACGCCATGGACGTTGGAAATCCAAGCAACTTTATTAGAATTCAGGAATTGTACAATAATGACTTAAAAGCTTTCGAAAAAGACTTCTCTTCTTATAGCTATACTGATGAAGAAACATTAGTTGCTCTAAAGAAAATTTATAACACAGACGGTTATATCGCAGAACCACACGGTGCTGTTGGTTATTTAGGTTTGAAAAAAGAGCTTGAAAAACACCCTAACGCCATTGGTATTTTCTTAGAAACAGCACATCCTATTAAATTCTTAGATGTGGTTGAATCTGCTTTAGGAATTACGCTTCCGATTCCTGCTCAAATCGAGAGTGTTATTAATGAGGAGAAAGTTAGTGTGAAGATTAAGACTTATGAGGAGTTGAAGGATTTCCTAGGGTAA